GCACGGCGGCACCACCTACCCGCCCGGCAGCCGCGTGCTGGAGGCCGGCTGCGGAGTGGGAGCGCAGACCGTCCAACTGGTCACGCGAAGCCCCGGCATCGACCTCGTCTCGATCGACATCTCCGAAGCATCGCTCGCCCAGGCCAAGGCCCAGGTCGCCGAACTCGCGCCGGACACGACGGTCGACTGGCGGCACGCGGACCTCCACGACCTTGCCGACTCGCCTGACGAGAAGTTCGACCACGTCTTCGTCTGCTTCGTCCTCGAGCACCTCCCCGACCCTGTTGAGGCGCTCGTCGGGCTCCGCAGTCTCCTCAATCCCGGTGGCACGATCACGGTGATCGAAGGCGACCACGAGTCCGCCTTCTTCCACCCGCGCAGCACACAGGCCCAGGCCGTCATCGACTGCCTGGTCGACCTGCAGGCTTCCGCGGGCGGCGACTCGCTGATCGGCCGTCAGCTCCAGCCGTTGCTCGAGCAGGCCGGGTACGACGACGTACAGGTCGGACCGCGCACCGTGTACGCCGACCAGAACCTCCCGCACCTCGTCGACGGCTTCACCCGCAAGACCTTCATCGCGATGGTCG
This Kribbella sp. NBC_00482 DNA region includes the following protein-coding sequences:
- a CDS encoding methyltransferase; its protein translation is MGTDYVHGYTPAETRRLSDQAGTLADLLHGGTTYPPGSRVLEAGCGVGAQTVQLVTRSPGIDLVSIDISEASLAQAKAQVAELAPDTTVDWRHADLHDLADSPDEKFDHVFVCFVLEHLPDPVEALVGLRSLLNPGGTITVIEGDHESAFFHPRSTQAQAVIDCLVDLQASAGGDSLIGRQLQPLLEQAGYDDVQVGPRTVYADQNLPHLVDGFTRKTFIAMVESVRDRAIAAGLQTEAEWAAGIRDLEKSAGPGGTFHYTFFKGVGRT